CCATTGTCGCTTCGGAAGCATCTGGATGCATACGCTCCAAACGGCCCAACTGTTTCAAAGCTTCTGCTTCAACATTTGCAGGCATTCCGGCGTTAACAAGCTTCTCACGCAATTCATCCATCTCTTCAGATTTAGAATCGCCTTCGCCAAGCTCATTCTTTATAGCTTTCATTTGCTCACGCAAGAAGTACTCGCGTTGAGACTTAGACATATCTTCTTTACCGCCAGCGCGACCTTTTTGTTGAGTCTGCATAACTTCAAGTTCTGCAGCCAAGATCTCGTTAACAAGTTTCAATCTTTCTGTCGCGTCTGAAGTCTCAAGAACTTTTTGAGCGTCTTGGACTTTGATACCCAAGTTCGAAGCGATCAAGTCAGCGATACGGCCTGGATCAGAAACATCATCCAACACCAACAAGATGTCTGGAGAAAGAGGGCGACCCAAAGCGATGATGCGCTCGATGTGCTCTTTTGCAGTTCTGATCAAAGCTTCATTCTCAACAACAGTTTTCTGTGTTGGGATCTCTTCGATCTTTTCAACGGCTACTTCGAAAGAAGGAGCTGTCTTCGTGAAATTCTTTACGCGGCCTTTTGCAACACCTTGAATAAGGATTTTAACACGGCCGTCAGAAAGTTTTCTCATTCTCATGATCATCGCCACAGTACCCACTGTGTAGATGTTGTCAGGAGTTGGGTTTTCCTCAGTGATATCTTTTTGTGAAGCCAAGAAGATAAGGCGATTTTTTGCTAAAGCTTCTTCGACTGAGCGGATGGAAGCATCGCGACCTACAAACAATGGAATAATCATGTAGGGGAAAACTACGATATCTCTCACAGGTAGCATTGGAAGTGTCTGTGGGATTTCTAGAACTTTATCGTCAAAACTCATACCGCTCCTCCGCGTGATGCGGGAATTGTTGATTTCTCGTATGAGTCTTCTCGGCTTGGGACGATTTTTGCTAAATGCAGTTTCAGAACTAATTTAAAAAATTGGACTGACATCCATGTCAGCGGACCTCGTCCAATGAGTTAAATTAGAAATTACTGGAAAAGATTAGAATGGCTCTCTTGTTCTTCCATGCATTCAATACAAAGGGCTGTGAACGGTCTTGCTTGAAGACGGCGAGCTCCGATGATTTCTCCGCAGGCTTCGCACTGGCCATAGGTCCCGTCTGCGATTTTGCTAAGAGCGCGTTCGATCGCATAAAGAGCTGTGCGATCTCTTTCATGAAGATGGATAGACATGTTGTTGGAGATATCTTGAGAAGCAGCCTCTGCTTCGTCAGCGACATTCGCGATGCTGGATTGTTCAGCTTTGAATTCGTGTGTCTTATTGAGGATCGCGCTCTTTTGGAAAAGCAGCGACTCTCGCAAGTTTTTCAAATCTGTTTCTGTCAGTTCGGTTACGTTCATCTCACCCCCCGATATGATGATCCTGGCCGAAATTGGATTCCTTATTACGGGGGATTGAGAGAGTGTCACTAAAAAAGCAGCGCGTGATTATTTAGCGAGCAAACCTACGACTAACTGCTTCTCGAAGTTCTGCGCCTTCTATACTGAGGCGTGTCCAAGGAACGGCAAGCAGTCTTTCAGTTTCGATAGGTTCTTCCGTCTCTTCACAGATTCCAAAAGTTCCTTGCTCGATGCGTGCTAAAGCCATTTCAATTTCGACAAGTTGATTTCTCATACGCTCTTGAGAGACCAAGAAGGAGTGTTCCGCGATGTGAGCCACGGATTGATCCGCTTCGTCACCACCTTTTTCCACATTCGCGAGTTCGCGTTGGGCTGTTCTGGAGCGATTCAAAACATCCTGCTTGGTGATGAGAAGTTTTCTTCTGCATTCCATTAATAAATTTTCAGAAATATGGCTCTTCATAACAACCCCCTTCTATAGACTTGAGCGACTCTGTGTCAGCTCGTGTTCCTTAGACTGGACACCCAAAAGAGGGGGTTAATTTTTTGTCATTAAATTATTTTATGGGAGCTATTTATGAGCCTTAAACGGGATAACCTCACCTTTATCCACAGTTAAAGCGGAAACGGGGCGTTCAATCTCCCTTTCGGCATTCATATTGAGCAGCCCCAAAGAGCCCGGAAACTTGTTTAAAGACGTCAGGCGCTGCGTAAGTTCTTCGCGGGAAGACGCTCCCGAAGCGATGAGCTGGCGCAAAATAAGGCCTGAATCGTAGGCTTGGATTTCAATCAAGGAAGGCTCTTCGTTGTAAATATTTTTGTATTCACTGATGAAACGCGATCTATCGTGCGCTGTCGGAGACATACTATCTACGAAAAGCAGACTGTTAGCGAAATTGCCGGCGCGACGAGCGACGTCTTTTGTATTCCACAAATTCGTGCCAAGCAGTCTCACACCTTTCACGTCGTTATAAGAAAGCATCGCGGAAATTTGTCCCATCGCTTTTACACTGTCGGGAATATAGATCGCATCGAAATCCGTAATAGGAGGAAGAACTGTTTCCAAATTGGACTGACGGACGGAGCGCTTTTTATCCGTCTGTTTTAACTCTTTAAGGCGAACTGCGAACTCGTCCTGGCGAGCTTCACCAAAATAAGTTCCGACAAGACGTTGAATCACCAGACGGAAATCAGTTTCTTTTGTAGAGTAAACTTGCACAGCCGTGATTTGCCCGCCGCGCGCCAAAACTTCATCCCAGAAGATGTTTGTAAATTCGACGCCATAAGGATCGTTTGGATAAAGAATGGCGAACTTTCGCATGCCCATGTCTTCCATCGCTGTACGAACCAAAGCGCGCACTTGCATTCCGCTTGTTAAAGAATTTCTGAAGACATTCGGGCCGATCTCTGTAAGGCCAGAGCGTTGTGAGAGCGCAAGCGAAGGCACGCCGAGCTCGTCCGATTTTGCCGCGACGGCTGGAGCTGTTTTACTAAGAAGACTTCCCACAATGGCAATGACATTGTCTTCTTTCACAAGTCTTTCAACACCACGACGAGCAGAATCAGGATTTCCTTCACTGTCCATCACGGCTAAATTAAATCCCGAACCTGGAATATGAAGACCTAGGCCCATTTCAAGTCCGCGCAAAGCTCTTTGTCCAACCGGAGCATTCTTGCCGCTCAAGGGCAGGATCACGCCGACAGTTTGTGATTGCACTGCTTTTGAAGACTCTAACTGCTGAATGATTTCTTGTGCGCGCAAAGCGAGATCCGTGCCCGGCACAAAATCCATTACGCCTGAAAAATATTTTTTGGCATCGGAAGTGTCTTTACGATCCAAAGCCATTTCGCCTAAACGATACATGGCGTGGGCACGCAAGTATCCAAAGTCGGAATCATCGGCGACTTCTTCAAGCTGTTCATCGTTAAGTTTGTTTTCGACGATGTCGATCGCGCGAAGACGATAGGCCTCTTGATCTTGCTTCGGAGCCTGAACGGATTGCGTGACCAAAGCTTTCAGATAAACCATCGCATCGTCGGTTTTCTGTGCGGCCTCTGGAAGCTTCAATGTTTCTGTTTCAATTTTCTCGGGTTTGCTCGGAGTCATTCCGCCGATGGCTTTGGGTTGTTTTTGCGATGCCGTCGGTGGTCTGAATGGCGGGCGTTTTCTTGTTGCGACAGTTGTACAAGAGACTAAAAGGCAAGCGCCCAGCAAAAGTGAAAATCCCGATTTCATTTTCTGTTCCTCATAAGTTGAGACACTTTATCTTGGAAAGCTTTCACTAAAGGTGTTGTCTCTGCAGATTTCGAAAGCTCTTCAATCAATTCTTTTTGTCGTGAAGACAAGTGGTGAGGCGTATCGACAACCACTTTAACTAACATGTCTCCCGATCCGAAACCGCCCAGTTTCGGAAAACCTTTGCCTTTAAGACGGAAGGTCTGGCCGGAGTGAGTTCCCGGCGGAATACGAATCATCGCTTTTCCAGTGAGAGTCGGCACTTCGATGTTTGTTCCCAGGATGGCATCCGTATACATAATCGGAAGATCCAAAGTGACATCGTTTTCGTTTCTCTTAAAGAGAGGATGATCTTGAATATTGATGATAACGTAAAGATCGCCGGCGGAGCCTGCTCCCGATGTGGAGTCGCCTTCGCCCGCAAGTTTCAATCGTTGGCCTTCTTTAACTCCGGCAGGAACATTCACCGAAAGCTTTGCGGATTCTTCTTTACCGCTGCGTTGGCGCATGAAGCTGATAACTTTTTCTGTACCCAGAGCGGATTCTTCGAAAGAGATATTCAAAGTATAGCGAAGGTCCGTGCCTTTCGCTTGTTGGCGACGGCCGCCGCGTGCGCCCGCAGCACCTGGACCACCGCGAGCACCGAAAATTTCACTAAACACATCGCCGAAAATATCTTGGAAGGGATCACCGCCTTGGCCGTGACCAGCACCGCCTGCTCCTCCACCAAAACCACCGAATCCGCCAGCACCGCCAAAAGGACCACCAGCTCCACCGAAGCCTTGAGAACCCGCATGTCCAAATTGATCGTACATGTCGCGTTTTTTCTGATCGCTCAAAACATCGTAGGCTTCGCTGATTTCTTTGAATTTTTCTTCTGCCTTTTTATCACCGGGATTCTTGTCCGGGTGAAACTGCATCGCCAATTTGCGATAGGCTTTCTTGATCTCTTCCGCGGAAGCAGATCTTGAAACACCTAAAATGGAGTAGAAGTCCTTCTTAGCCAATCGGCACCCTCTTATTCAGGTTTCTTCGCAACTACGACTTGGCCTGTGCGAATAACTTTATCGTGAAGTTTATATGGCTTCTTAAATACGCGAGCAATGTGCCCTGGCGCCACTTGATCGGTGGCTTCACTGCTGAGGGCTTCATGAACTGCGGGGTCAAACGGAGCCCCTTGAGATGGAACCTCTTGAACAGAGTGACGTTGCAATAGACCTCTTAATTCCTGAGCCGTCATTTCAATCCCTTGTTTAAAAGAGTTGAAATTTTCCGCTGTGACGTTGAACTGCAAAGCGCGTTCGAAATTATCAACAACATCCAAAAGATCGCGAATAAAACGCTCACCGCCGTATTTCAACAAATCGGCACGTTCTTTAATGGCGTTTCTTTTATAATTCTCAAATTCCGCGCGAAGATAAAGATAGTCGTTCTTAAATTTTTCAGCTTGCTCTTGCAGCTTTTGAATTTCAGAAGTGGCTTCAAGATTTTCGGCCTTGGGTGTGTTTGAATTTTGAGAGTTGTTTTCCTCTGACATGACACGTCCTTTCGCAATACTTAAGATTGTGTA
This region of Bdellovibrio sp. 22V genomic DNA includes:
- a CDS encoding TraR/DksA C4-type zinc finger protein, which translates into the protein MNVTELTETDLKNLRESLLFQKSAILNKTHEFKAEQSSIANVADEAEAASQDISNNMSIHLHERDRTALYAIERALSKIADGTYGQCEACGEIIGARRLQARPFTALCIECMEEQESHSNLFQ
- a CDS encoding TraR/DksA family transcriptional regulator; its protein translation is MKSHISENLLMECRRKLLITKQDVLNRSRTAQRELANVEKGGDEADQSVAHIAEHSFLVSQERMRNQLVEIEMALARIEQGTFGICEETEEPIETERLLAVPWTRLSIEGAELREAVSRRFAR
- a CDS encoding penicillin-binding protein activator yields the protein MKSGFSLLLGACLLVSCTTVATRKRPPFRPPTASQKQPKAIGGMTPSKPEKIETETLKLPEAAQKTDDAMVYLKALVTQSVQAPKQDQEAYRLRAIDIVENKLNDEQLEEVADDSDFGYLRAHAMYRLGEMALDRKDTSDAKKYFSGVMDFVPGTDLALRAQEIIQQLESSKAVQSQTVGVILPLSGKNAPVGQRALRGLEMGLGLHIPGSGFNLAVMDSEGNPDSARRGVERLVKEDNVIAIVGSLLSKTAPAVAAKSDELGVPSLALSQRSGLTEIGPNVFRNSLTSGMQVRALVRTAMEDMGMRKFAILYPNDPYGVEFTNIFWDEVLARGGQITAVQVYSTKETDFRLVIQRLVGTYFGEARQDEFAVRLKELKQTDKKRSVRQSNLETVLPPITDFDAIYIPDSVKAMGQISAMLSYNDVKGVRLLGTNLWNTKDVARRAGNFANSLLFVDSMSPTAHDRSRFISEYKNIYNEEPSLIEIQAYDSGLILRQLIASGASSREELTQRLTSLNKFPGSLGLLNMNAEREIERPVSALTVDKGEVIPFKAHK
- a CDS encoding DnaJ C-terminal domain-containing protein; the protein is MAKKDFYSILGVSRSASAEEIKKAYRKLAMQFHPDKNPGDKKAEEKFKEISEAYDVLSDQKKRDMYDQFGHAGSQGFGGAGGPFGGAGGFGGFGGGAGGAGHGQGGDPFQDIFGDVFSEIFGARGGPGAAGARGGRRQQAKGTDLRYTLNISFEESALGTEKVISFMRQRSGKEESAKLSVNVPAGVKEGQRLKLAGEGDSTSGAGSAGDLYVIINIQDHPLFKRNENDVTLDLPIMYTDAILGTNIEVPTLTGKAMIRIPPGTHSGQTFRLKGKGFPKLGGFGSGDMLVKVVVDTPHHLSSRQKELIEELSKSAETTPLVKAFQDKVSQLMRNRK
- the grpE gene encoding nucleotide exchange factor GrpE, whose product is MSEENNSQNSNTPKAENLEATSEIQKLQEQAEKFKNDYLYLRAEFENYKRNAIKERADLLKYGGERFIRDLLDVVDNFERALQFNVTAENFNSFKQGIEMTAQELRGLLQRHSVQEVPSQGAPFDPAVHEALSSEATDQVAPGHIARVFKKPYKLHDKVIRTGQVVVAKKPE